One genomic segment of Myxocyprinus asiaticus isolate MX2 ecotype Aquarium Trade chromosome 14, UBuf_Myxa_2, whole genome shotgun sequence includes these proteins:
- the kcna7 gene encoding potassium voltage-gated channel subfamily A member 7 has product MDNLGKGGGGSDSGLEDKKQVEEEVSESDKKLKDQRNKAEKGDKEKGETKRENRKSGSLWREGWALSERLAINVSGMRYETQIRTLAQFPDSLLGDPQRRLRYFDPLRNEIFLDRNRFCFDAILYFYQSGGRLRRPANVPLDVFMDELRFYELGEDIMTRFKEDEGFPKEEPRPLPKNEIQRKLWILFEHPESSGGARIIAIISVMVIVVSILIFCLETLPDFRAEKELREQYSYQPHPNIANSTILVPPLSSPFQDPFFLVETVCICWFSFELMMRFTCSPSKMIFFKDVMNIIDFFAIIPYFVTLGTELAKSKGATPSMSLAIIRVIRLVRVFRIFKLSRHSKGLQILGQTLKASLRELALLIFFLFIGVILFSSAVYFAEVDNPGTAFTSIPEAFWWAVVSMTTVGYGDMYPETVGGKLVGSMCAIAGVLTISLPVPVIVSNFSYFYHREMECEDNQEYTHVNTDLWEEEEGEGEGEEGEEGPGEHGNYVPLEGGTAYRGICAPLNGTLLAGFCAGQAGEQRGGTIYLREPLVTQV; this is encoded by the exons ATGGACAACCTTGGCAAGGGAGGAGGAGGATCAGATAGTGGATTGGAGGACAAAAAACAAGTAGAGGAAGAGGTCAGCGAGAGTGATAAGAAGCTCAAGGACCAGCGCAACAAAGCTGAAAAGGGCGACAAAGAGAAGGGTGAAACAAAGAGGGAGAATCGAAAATCTGGTTCATTGTGGAGAGAAGGTTGGGCACTTTCTGAACGTTTGGCCATCAATGTGTCAGGCATGCGCTATGAGACTCAGATTCGCACTCTGGCCCAGTTCCCcgattctctgcttggagaccCACAACGTCGGCTACGCTACTTTGACCCCCTCCGCAACGAGATTTTCCTAGACCGCAATCGATTCTGCTTCGATGCCATCCTCTACTTCTACCAGTCTGGAGGTCGGCTACGGCGGCCTGCTAATGTGCCTCTGGATGTCTTCATGGATGAATTGCGTTTTTATGAGCTGGGAGAAGATATCATGACTCGATTCAAAGAGGACGAGGGCTTCCCAAAGGAGGAACCTCGGCCCCTTCCAAAAAATGAGATCCAACGCAAGCTGTGGATTCTCTTTGAACACCCGGAATCCTCTGGAGGTGCCCGTATCATCGCTATCATTAGTGTGATGGTGATTGTGGTCTCCATCCTCATCTTCTGTTTGGAGACACTGCCTGACTTCAGAGCAGAAAAGGAGCTGAGAGAG CAATATTCATACCAGCCTCATCCCAATATTGCAAACAGCACAATACTCGTCCCACCCCTGTCCTCTCCCTTCCAAGATCCATTCTTCCTAGTAGAGACCGTGTGCATCTGCTGGTTTTCATTTGAACTAATGATGCGTTTCACCTGCTCTCCCAGTAAAATGATTTTCTTTAAGGATGTGATGAACATCATAGACTTCTTTGCCATCATTCCCTACTTTGTCACACTCGGCACCGAGCTGGCCAAGTCTAAGGGAGCCACGCCGAGCATGTCCCTGGCCATCATCAGGGTTATCCGTCTGGTCCGAGTGTTCAGGATCTTCAAGCTGTCCCGCCACTCCAAAGGCCTTCAAATCTTGGGCCAGACACTAAAAGCCAGCTTGAGAGAGCTGGCCCTTCTCATCTTCTTTCTTTTCATTGGAGTCATTCTGTTCTCCAGTGCCGTGTACTTCGCAGAGGTGGACAACCCGGGCACGGCCTTCACCAGTATCCCAGAGGCCTTCTGGTGGGCTGTGGTCTCCATGACAACAGTGGGGTACGGCGACATGTATCCAGAGACGGTGGGCGGAAAGCTGGTGGGCTCTATGTGTGCTATCGCTGGTGTGCTCACCATCTCACTCCCTGTTCCTGTCATCGTTTCTAACTTCAGCTACTTCTACCACCGTGAGATGGAGTGTGAGGATAACCAGGAGTACACTCACGTAAACACCGACCTTTGGGAGGAGGAAGAGGGTGAAGGAGAGGGAGAAGAGGGTGAGGAAGGGCCAGGGGAACATGGAAACTATGTCCCTCTTGAGGGAGGCACAGCCTACAGGGGGATCTGTGCTCCTCTTAATGGAACTCTTCTTGCTGGATTTTGTGCTGGGCAAGCTGGAGAGCAAAGAGGAGGGACCATTTACCTACGGGAGCCACTGGTCACCCAAGTCTGA
- the LOC127451628 gene encoding fibroblast growth factor 19-like, with amino-acid sequence MCLFLFVVENRRHGLFLEINADGSVRGSPVQNSNCVQELRSVKAGKTVIKGVATSLFLCVNNAGNLRGQRDYTEEDCTFQELLLADGYSLFLSPHNGLPVSLLSKQLGQRHSTPFSRFLPIMNTQFIVSRSGVESQIHEVKQYIQDINLDSDDPLGMGHQSHIQTVFSPSLHTEK; translated from the exons atgtgtttgtttttgtttgttgtagAGAACAGAAGACATGGGCTGTTTCTTGAAATCAATGCTGATGGCTCAGTCAGGGGTTCTCCAGTACAGAACTCAAACT GtgtgcaggaactgcgctcagtgaaAGCGGGCAAGACAGTAATCAAAGGTGTGGCTACATCGCTCTTCCTCTGCGTAAACAATGCAGGCAACCTGAGAGGACAG CGGGATTACACTGAAGAGGACTGCACCTTTCAGGAACTGCTCCTGGCAGATGGATATTCTCTTTTCCTTTCTCCACACAATGGACTTCCTGTGTCACTCCTCTCAAAGCAGTTGGGACAGAGACATAGCACCCCATTTTCTCGGTTCCTCCCTATTATGAATACTCAGTTTATAGTGTCCAGGAGTGGAGTGGAGAGCCAGATACACGAGGTGAAACAGTATATTCAAGACATAAACTTGGACTCTGATGACCCACTTGGAATGGGACATCAGTCACACATACAGACTGTTTTCAGCCCTAGTCTGCATACTGAGAAATGA